A stretch of Vannielia litorea DNA encodes these proteins:
- a CDS encoding OmpA family protein — protein MQLSPKAVTFIALLVAAVLCYFSATAAAGLIERGSQSAVKTALIEGGHDWAAVETDGLQVLISGTAPSEAARFRALSATGAVVDASRVIDQIEVEPAKPITAPQFSIEILRNDDGISMIGLIPAEVDRDAFAGRITQTVGNDIAVTDLLETADYPLPDGWDRAVKFGLYALKMLPRSKVSIAADRVAVTAISSSGAEKRRLETMLAREAPEGVQLVVDISAPRPVITPFTLRFLIDENGTARFDACSADTEESRRRILAAARAVGLEGQVDCVLGLGVPTPDWARAAEQAIAAVGELGGGAITFSDADISLVALAGTSQASFDKVVGELESNLPEVFSLASSLPEKASVDGTGEADQGPPEFVATRSPEGRVQLRGRVTNEQVREAVKSFAQASFGSEAVYLATRLDPDLPDGWPIRVLAGLTALGHLNSGSVVVQPAYIEVRGTTGNPDAKAEIARHLAEKLGEGAHYEIAVTYEAQLDPLADLPTPEQCVARIVAINEATKITFEPGSTEISGPAVGVMDRIAEVLKGKCSEVDFEMEIGGHTDSQGREQMNQQLSQQRADAVLKALMDRRVLTSGITATGYGEEMPIADNDTEEGREANRRIEFTLVSEDALDAAEEAGADGSDGAEGEDPADAGAEDQEGEAETTGE, from the coding sequence ATGCAACTCAGCCCCAAAGCCGTCACCTTCATCGCGCTCCTCGTCGCCGCCGTGCTGTGCTACTTCAGCGCCACCGCCGCGGCCGGGCTGATCGAGCGCGGATCGCAATCGGCGGTGAAGACGGCGCTGATCGAGGGCGGGCACGACTGGGCCGCAGTGGAGACCGACGGGTTGCAGGTGCTGATCTCCGGCACGGCGCCCTCCGAGGCGGCCCGCTTTCGGGCGCTCTCCGCGACCGGCGCCGTGGTCGATGCCTCGCGGGTGATCGACCAGATCGAGGTGGAGCCGGCCAAGCCGATCACCGCGCCGCAGTTCTCCATCGAGATCCTGCGCAACGACGACGGCATCTCGATGATCGGGCTGATCCCCGCCGAGGTCGACCGGGACGCCTTTGCCGGGCGGATCACCCAGACCGTGGGCAACGACATCGCGGTGACCGACCTACTTGAAACCGCCGACTACCCGCTGCCCGACGGCTGGGACCGCGCGGTGAAGTTCGGGCTCTACGCGCTCAAGATGCTGCCGCGGTCCAAGGTCTCCATCGCCGCCGACCGGGTGGCGGTGACCGCCATCAGCTCTTCGGGTGCCGAGAAGCGCAGGCTCGAAACCATGCTGGCCCGCGAGGCCCCCGAGGGCGTGCAGCTGGTGGTCGACATCAGCGCGCCGCGCCCGGTCATCACCCCCTTCACCCTGCGCTTCCTGATCGACGAGAACGGCACCGCCCGTTTTGACGCCTGCTCCGCCGACACCGAGGAGAGCCGCCGGCGTATCCTCGCCGCCGCCCGCGCGGTCGGCCTCGAGGGCCAGGTCGATTGCGTGCTGGGCCTCGGCGTGCCCACGCCCGACTGGGCCCGGGCCGCCGAACAGGCCATTGCCGCCGTGGGCGAGCTGGGCGGCGGGGCGATCACCTTCTCCGACGCCGACATCTCGCTGGTCGCTCTCGCCGGCACCTCGCAGGCCTCCTTCGACAAGGTGGTTGGGGAACTGGAGAGCAACCTGCCGGAGGTCTTCTCGCTGGCCTCCTCGCTGCCGGAAAAGGCCAGCGTGGACGGCACCGGCGAGGCCGACCAGGGCCCGCCCGAGTTTGTGGCCACGCGCTCGCCCGAGGGTCGGGTGCAGCTGCGCGGGCGCGTCACCAACGAGCAGGTGCGCGAGGCCGTGAAGAGCTTTGCCCAGGCCAGCTTCGGCTCGGAGGCCGTCTATCTCGCCACCCGGCTCGACCCCGACCTGCCCGATGGCTGGCCGATCCGGGTGCTGGCGGGGCTGACCGCGCTCGGCCACCTCAACAGCGGCTCGGTGGTGGTGCAGCCTGCCTACATCGAGGTGCGCGGCACCACCGGCAACCCCGATGCCAAGGCCGAGATCGCCCGCCATCTCGCCGAGAAGCTGGGCGAAGGCGCGCATTACGAGATCGCCGTGACCTACGAGGCCCAGCTCGACCCGCTCGCCGACCTGCCGACGCCCGAGCAATGCGTGGCCAGGATCGTTGCCATCAACGAGGCCACCAAGATCACCTTCGAGCCCGGCTCGACCGAGATCTCCGGCCCTGCCGTGGGCGTGATGGACCGGATCGCCGAGGTGCTGAAGGGCAAGTGCTCGGAGGTCGACTTCGAGATGGAGATCGGCGGCCACACCGACAGCCAGGGCCGCGAACAGATGAACCAGCAGCTCTCGCAGCAGCGCGCCGACGCGGTGCTGAAGGCGCTGATGGACCGCCGGGTACTGACCTCGGGCATCACCGCCACCGGCTACGGCGAGGAAATGCCCATCGCCGACAACGACACCGAAGAAGGCCGCGAGGCCAACCGCCGCATCGAGTTTACCCTCGTGTCCGAAGACGCCCTCGACGCGGCCGAAGAGGCTGGCGCTGACGGGAGTGATGGGGCAGAAGGTGAAGACCCGGCGGATGCCGGGGCCGAAGACCAGGAAGGCGAGGCGGAGACCACGGGTGAGTAG
- a CDS encoding DUF2268 domain-containing putative Zn-dependent protease (predicted Zn-dependent protease with a strongly conserved HExxH motif), which yields MSGPPPLALHICNARGALDALAPWLGDLVRATHARAAARLPLGPLDVVLRAGSAVIAEKGHLGLAPGPGTLILTVDPESPALAENANESFERMVAHELHHAARWDGPGYGASLGAVLVSEGLACHFAQELFGSPLEPWEGAVPDALESHRETIRTLWSDPGYDHNEWFFGTGAYPMWLGYSAARQLVARYFAEHPTATAAALAHDPPERFRALL from the coding sequence ATGAGCGGGCCGCCCCCGCTCGCGCTTCACATCTGCAACGCCCGCGGCGCGCTCGACGCGCTCGCCCCCTGGCTCGGCGACCTTGTCCGCGCCACCCATGCCCGCGCCGCCGCCCGCCTGCCGCTCGGGCCGCTCGACGTGGTGCTGCGGGCCGGCAGCGCGGTGATCGCCGAGAAGGGCCACCTGGGCCTCGCGCCCGGCCCCGGCACCCTGATCCTGACCGTCGACCCGGAAAGCCCCGCATTGGCCGAGAACGCCAACGAGAGCTTCGAGCGGATGGTGGCGCATGAGCTGCACCACGCCGCGCGCTGGGACGGGCCGGGCTATGGCGCGAGCCTCGGCGCGGTGCTGGTGTCGGAGGGTCTTGCCTGCCACTTCGCGCAGGAGCTTTTCGGCTCGCCGCTGGAACCCTGGGAAGGCGCGGTGCCGGATGCACTTGAGAGCCACCGAGAGACGATCCGCACGCTCTGGTCGGATCCGGGGTATGACCACAACGAGTGGTTCTTCGGTACCGGCGCCTACCCGATGTGGCTGGGCTATTCGGCCGCCCGCCAGCTCGTGGCCCGCTACTTTGCCGAGCACCCGACGGCCACCGCTGCCGCCCTCGCCCATGACCCGCCGGAGCGGTTTCGCGCACTGCTGTGA
- a CDS encoding molybdenum cofactor biosynthesis protein MoaE: protein MSEVRVQPESFDAGAELNRFSASQAGAGAVVSFTGVVRDVAGGLEAMEIEHYPGMTEKAITGIVEEAGRRWPLTGALVIHRHGRLEPGAQIMMVATASAHRAAAFEAAEFLMDYLKSRAPFWKKELTRDGAGWVAAVEADENALKRW, encoded by the coding sequence ATGTCCGAGGTCCGGGTTCAGCCCGAGAGCTTCGACGCGGGCGCCGAGCTCAACCGCTTTTCCGCGTCGCAGGCCGGCGCGGGCGCGGTGGTGAGCTTCACCGGCGTGGTGCGCGATGTGGCCGGCGGGCTGGAGGCGATGGAGATCGAGCACTATCCCGGCATGACCGAGAAGGCGATCACCGGGATCGTGGAGGAGGCCGGACGCCGCTGGCCGCTGACCGGGGCGCTGGTGATCCACCGGCACGGGCGGCTGGAGCCGGGCGCCCAGATCATGATGGTCGCCACCGCCTCGGCGCATCGCGCAGCCGCCTTCGAGGCGGCGGAGTTCCTGATGGATTACCTCAAGAGCCGCGCGCCTTTCTGGAAGAAGGAGCTGACCCGCGACGGCGCGGGCTGGGTCGCGGCCGTGGAGGCCGACGAGAACGCGCTGAAGCGCTGGTGA
- the moaD gene encoding molybdopterin converting factor subunit 1, translating to MDVLYFAWVRERIGLPREAVETGAATVAGLVEELRAREPRYAAAFEDVTALRVALDQELADFDAPLAGVREVAFFPPMTGG from the coding sequence GTGGATGTGCTCTACTTCGCCTGGGTCCGCGAGCGGATCGGCCTGCCGCGCGAGGCGGTCGAGACCGGCGCGGCAACGGTGGCCGGGCTGGTCGAGGAACTGCGCGCGCGCGAGCCGCGCTATGCCGCGGCCTTCGAGGATGTCACGGCGCTGCGCGTGGCGCTCGACCAGGAGCTTGCCGACTTCGATGCGCCGCTCGCGGGCGTGCGCGAGGTGGCCTTCTTCCCGCCGATGACGGGTGGATGA
- the pgsA gene encoding CDP-diacylglycerol--glycerol-3-phosphate 3-phosphatidyltransferase yields MVWTIPNILTALRLLAAPGVAVMFLYFQRPWADWFALVLFMAAAITDFFDGWLARKWKQETKIGAMLDPIADKAMVVIALLVITGFSGMNPWILLPATLIMFREVFVSGLREFLGDTAGTLKVTRLAKWKTTAQMVAIAILFLGTGLDWLTHRGDSPGGLARFRDGPAGWATVTGTWVLWVAAGLTLATGWDYWRKAQPFLKGPK; encoded by the coding sequence ATGGTCTGGACGATCCCAAATATCCTGACGGCCCTCCGCCTGCTCGCCGCACCCGGCGTGGCGGTGATGTTCCTCTACTTCCAGCGCCCCTGGGCCGACTGGTTCGCGCTGGTGCTCTTCATGGCCGCCGCCATCACCGATTTCTTCGATGGCTGGCTCGCCCGGAAGTGGAAGCAGGAAACCAAGATCGGCGCCATGCTCGACCCGATTGCCGACAAGGCGATGGTGGTGATCGCGCTGCTGGTGATCACCGGCTTCTCCGGCATGAACCCCTGGATCCTGCTCCCGGCAACGCTGATCATGTTCCGCGAGGTCTTCGTCAGCGGGCTGCGCGAGTTCCTGGGCGACACGGCGGGCACCCTCAAGGTGACCCGGCTCGCCAAGTGGAAGACCACGGCGCAGATGGTCGCCATCGCCATCCTCTTCCTCGGCACCGGGCTCGACTGGCTCACCCACCGCGGCGACAGTCCGGGCGGCCTCGCCCGCTTCCGCGACGGGCCCGCAGGCTGGGCCACGGTCACCGGCACCTGGGTGCTCTGGGTCGCCGCCGGGCTCACGCTGGCCACCGGCTGGGACTACTGGCGCAAGGCGCAGCCGTTCCTGAAGGGGCCGAAATGA
- the uvrC gene encoding excinuclease ABC subunit UvrC, with amino-acid sequence MDTGHEVIRAQLRHLDGSPGVYRMLDVESRVLYVGKARNLKARVSSYARPTGHSPRIERMISETASMMFLTTATETEALLLEQNLIKQLKPKFNVLLRDDKSFPNILVAKDHAFPQIKKHRGAKTEKGAYYGPFASAGAVNRTLNQLQKVFLLRNCTDATFETRTRPCLLYQIKRCSAPCVGHISEADYGALVGDAERFLQGRSTKVQAQLAEQMQAASEAMEFERAAALRDRIRAMTAVQTTQGINPRSTPEADVMALHMEGGQACVQVFFIRAGQNWGNRDYYPRLGGAESPAEVLQAFVAQFYSTKEPPRLVLLSDDIEDREIMEELLTEAAGRKVEVNVPQRGEKAELVAGALRNARESLARKMSESAAQSKLLKGLAEAFDLAGPPRRIEIYDNSHIQGTNAVGGMVVMGPDGWVKSQYRKFNIKGEELTPGDDFGMMKEVLSRRFKRLLKEDPDRQSEAWPDLLLIDGGAGQVSAVAEIMAELGVEDVPFIGVAKGIDRDAGKEEFHRTGQRPMALRHNDPVLYFIQRMRDEAHRFAIGTHRAKRAKAMTATPLDEVPGVGATRKRALLAHFGSAKAVSRAALADLKAVEGISEGLAQKIYDFFHEKG; translated from the coding sequence ATGGATACCGGTCACGAGGTCATACGCGCGCAGTTGCGCCATCTCGACGGCTCGCCCGGCGTCTATCGCATGCTCGATGTCGAGAGCCGCGTGCTTTACGTCGGCAAGGCGCGCAACCTGAAGGCGCGGGTGAGCTCCTATGCGCGGCCCACGGGCCACAGCCCGCGGATCGAGCGGATGATCTCCGAGACCGCCTCAATGATGTTTCTCACCACTGCAACGGAGACCGAGGCCCTGCTGCTGGAGCAGAACCTCATCAAGCAGCTGAAGCCCAAGTTCAACGTGCTGCTGCGCGACGACAAGAGCTTTCCAAACATCCTCGTGGCCAAGGATCACGCCTTTCCGCAGATCAAGAAGCACCGGGGCGCGAAGACCGAGAAGGGCGCCTATTACGGCCCCTTCGCCAGCGCGGGCGCGGTGAACCGCACGCTGAACCAGCTGCAGAAGGTCTTTCTGCTGCGCAACTGCACCGACGCCACCTTCGAGACCCGCACGCGCCCCTGCCTGCTCTACCAGATCAAGCGCTGCTCGGCGCCCTGCGTGGGCCATATCAGCGAGGCCGATTACGGCGCGCTGGTGGGCGACGCCGAGCGGTTCCTCCAGGGGCGGTCGACCAAGGTGCAGGCGCAGCTGGCCGAGCAGATGCAGGCGGCCTCCGAGGCGATGGAGTTCGAGCGGGCCGCCGCGCTGCGCGACCGCATCCGCGCGATGACGGCGGTGCAGACGACGCAGGGGATCAACCCGCGCTCCACGCCGGAGGCCGACGTGATGGCGCTGCACATGGAGGGCGGGCAGGCCTGCGTGCAGGTGTTCTTCATCCGGGCCGGCCAGAACTGGGGCAACCGCGACTACTACCCGAGGCTCGGCGGCGCCGAGAGCCCGGCGGAGGTGCTTCAGGCCTTCGTGGCGCAGTTCTATTCCACCAAGGAGCCGCCCCGGCTGGTGCTGCTTTCCGACGATATCGAAGACCGCGAGATCATGGAGGAGCTGCTGACCGAGGCCGCGGGCCGGAAGGTGGAGGTGAACGTGCCCCAGCGCGGCGAAAAGGCCGAGCTGGTGGCGGGCGCCCTGCGCAACGCCCGCGAGAGCCTGGCTCGCAAGATGAGCGAAAGCGCGGCGCAGTCGAAGCTGCTCAAGGGCCTGGCCGAAGCCTTCGACCTCGCCGGGCCGCCCCGGCGCATCGAGATCTACGACAACTCCCACATCCAGGGCACCAACGCCGTGGGCGGCATGGTGGTGATGGGCCCCGACGGCTGGGTGAAGAGCCAGTACCGCAAGTTCAACATCAAGGGCGAGGAGCTGACGCCGGGCGACGACTTCGGGATGATGAAGGAGGTGCTGTCGCGCCGCTTCAAGCGCCTGTTGAAGGAAGACCCCGACCGCCAGTCCGAGGCCTGGCCCGACCTGCTGCTGATCGACGGCGGCGCGGGGCAGGTGAGCGCCGTGGCCGAGATCATGGCGGAGCTGGGAGTGGAGGACGTGCCCTTCATCGGCGTCGCCAAGGGGATCGACCGCGACGCCGGCAAGGAAGAGTTTCACCGCACCGGCCAGCGCCCCATGGCGCTCCGCCACAACGACCCGGTGCTCTACTTCATCCAGCGGATGCGCGACGAGGCGCACCGCTTCGCCATCGGCACGCACCGGGCCAAGCGGGCAAAGGCAATGACAGCCACGCCGCTCGACGAGGTGCCGGGGGTAGGGGCCACCCGCAAGCGGGCCCTGCTGGCGCATTTCGGCTCCGCCAAGGCGGTGAGCCGCGCGGCGCTGGCCGACCTGAAGGCGGTGGAGGGAATCAGCGAGGGGCTGGCGCAGAAGATCTACGACTTCTTCCACGAAAAGGGCTGA
- a CDS encoding calcium/sodium antiporter has product MTVDLLIAGLGLVILLLAGDALVRGAVNIALRLGIPALIVSLTIVAFGTSAPELLISVKAVRDNAGGLALGNVVGSNIANVLLVLGVPALMRVLATRDHDTRRSFVFMIAATLLFIAACFFGPIRWWHGLVLVAALSGVLWDAIRTARSHRRTTASQDYGADDAEELEGADPSMPWWKIGVFTVLGLVGLPLGADLLVDSSVRIATVLGVSDTVIGLTLVAIGTSLPELATTVMAALRNQADVALGNVIGSNMFNLLAIIGLASFVGPIPVDPEIQRFDLWVMLAAALALIPFVFLRQNMGRLVGVVFSLLYVAYLVVVVS; this is encoded by the coding sequence ATGACCGTTGATCTCCTGATCGCGGGCCTCGGGCTCGTCATCCTGCTGCTTGCCGGTGACGCGCTGGTGCGGGGCGCGGTGAACATCGCGCTGCGCCTGGGCATCCCGGCGCTGATCGTCTCCCTGACGATCGTGGCCTTCGGCACCTCCGCGCCCGAGCTGCTGATCTCGGTCAAGGCGGTGCGCGACAACGCCGGCGGGCTGGCGCTGGGCAACGTGGTGGGCTCGAACATCGCCAACGTGCTGCTGGTGCTCGGCGTTCCGGCGCTCATGCGGGTGCTGGCCACAAGGGATCACGACACCCGCCGCAGCTTCGTCTTCATGATCGCGGCCACCCTGCTGTTCATCGCCGCCTGCTTCTTCGGCCCGATCCGCTGGTGGCACGGGCTGGTCCTCGTGGCGGCCCTCTCGGGCGTGCTCTGGGATGCGATCCGCACCGCCCGCAGCCACCGCCGCACGACCGCGAGCCAGGATTACGGCGCCGACGACGCGGAAGAGCTCGAAGGTGCCGACCCGTCGATGCCCTGGTGGAAGATCGGGGTCTTCACCGTGCTGGGCCTCGTCGGCCTGCCGCTGGGCGCCGATCTGTTGGTCGACAGCTCGGTGCGCATCGCCACCGTGCTGGGCGTCTCCGACACGGTGATCGGGCTCACGCTGGTGGCCATCGGCACCTCGCTGCCCGAGCTGGCCACCACGGTCATGGCCGCGCTGCGCAACCAGGCCGACGTGGCGCTGGGCAACGTGATCGGCTCCAACATGTTCAACCTGCTCGCGATCATCGGTCTCGCCAGCTTTGTCGGCCCGATCCCGGTGGACCCGGAGATCCAGAGGTTCGACCTCTGGGTCATGCTGGCCGCCGCCCTCGCGCTCATCCCCTTCGTTTTCCTGCGGCAAAACATGGGCCGCCTGGTGGGGGTCGTTTTCAGCCTGCTTTACGTGGCATATCTTGTGGTCGTGGTGTCCTGA
- a CDS encoding S49 family peptidase: MRLPIPFAPRPPLVSVIRLQGAIGMGARGMNDAAMAAPIERAFRKGKPAAVALQINSPGGSPTQSALIAARIRRLSEEKGVPVFAFVEDVAASGGYWLATAADEIIVDANSITGSIGVISASFGLTEFIQKHGIERRVHTAGESKSFMDPFRPEKPEDVARLKALQKVIHGNFIDQVKSRRGPRLAEGADLFTGDIWVGPQAVEVGLADAVGHLVPTMKARFGDKTRFIVHGPRRSLLRRLGAEAVTGAVGAAEERAMWARFGL; the protein is encoded by the coding sequence ATGCGCCTGCCCATTCCCTTTGCCCCGCGCCCGCCGCTGGTGTCGGTGATCCGCCTTCAGGGCGCGATTGGCATGGGCGCGCGCGGCATGAACGATGCCGCCATGGCCGCGCCGATCGAGCGCGCCTTTCGCAAGGGTAAGCCTGCCGCGGTGGCGCTCCAGATCAACAGCCCCGGCGGGTCGCCCACCCAGAGCGCCCTGATCGCCGCCCGCATCCGCCGCCTGTCGGAGGAAAAGGGCGTTCCGGTCTTTGCCTTCGTCGAGGATGTCGCGGCCTCGGGCGGCTACTGGCTGGCCACGGCGGCCGACGAGATCATCGTCGACGCCAACTCCATCACCGGCTCCATCGGTGTGATCTCGGCGAGCTTCGGGCTGACCGAGTTCATCCAGAAGCACGGCATCGAGCGGCGGGTGCATACCGCGGGCGAGAGCAAGAGCTTCATGGACCCGTTCCGCCCCGAGAAACCCGAGGACGTGGCCAGGCTGAAGGCCCTCCAGAAGGTCATCCACGGCAACTTCATCGACCAGGTTAAATCGCGCCGCGGCCCCCGGCTGGCCGAGGGTGCAGACCTGTTCACCGGTGACATCTGGGTCGGCCCGCAGGCTGTCGAGGTCGGGCTGGCCGATGCAGTCGGCCACCTCGTGCCCACCATGAAGGCCCGCTTCGGCGACAAGACCCGTTTCATCGTGCACGGCCCGCGCCGCAGCCTGCTGCGCCGCCTCGGCGCCGAAGCGGTGACCGGGGCCGTCGGCGCCGCCGAAGAGCGGGCCATGTGGGCGAGGTTCGGGCTCTAG
- a CDS encoding TetR/AcrR family transcriptional regulator produces MRDETRAKREAEIIEAAYVLLEQKGAAGMSMLAVAKAAKASNETLYNWYGDKLGLFRAMAARNGEALVARLEAALAEDASPLEALDGLGPVLLDLLTAPRAVALARAAAGDPTGSLGAALAEAGRSRVQPMIEALCQKALDERALKGGDAATICETYLALLLGDSQIRRAIHAAPPPSRAEIRSRADRALMQTWRLFAREDR; encoded by the coding sequence ATGCGCGACGAAACCCGGGCGAAGCGGGAAGCCGAGATCATCGAGGCGGCCTATGTGCTGCTGGAGCAGAAGGGCGCGGCAGGCATGTCGATGCTGGCCGTGGCCAAGGCGGCGAAGGCCAGCAACGAGACGCTCTACAACTGGTACGGCGACAAGCTCGGCCTGTTCCGCGCCATGGCCGCACGCAACGGCGAGGCGCTGGTGGCGCGGCTGGAGGCGGCGCTGGCCGAGGACGCCTCGCCGCTCGAGGCGCTCGATGGCCTCGGCCCCGTGCTGCTCGACCTCCTCACCGCCCCCCGCGCCGTGGCCCTGGCCCGCGCCGCCGCTGGCGACCCGACCGGGAGCCTCGGGGCCGCACTCGCCGAGGCGGGCCGGAGCCGCGTGCAACCGATGATCGAGGCGCTCTGCCAGAAGGCGCTCGACGAGCGCGCACTGAAGGGCGGCGACGCGGCGACGATCTGCGAAACCTATCTCGCGCTCCTGCTGGGCGACAGCCAAATCCGCCGCGCCATCCACGCCGCCCCGCCCCCGTCCCGCGCCGAGATCCGGTCCCGCGCCGACCGGGCCTTGATGCAGACCTGGCGGCTCTTTGCCCGCGAAGACCGCTAG
- a CDS encoding DUF1772 domain-containing protein yields MTQAFRLTALLGLLLNGALFGFFYAWVCSTMWGLDAAAPEVAIRAMQAMNASVRNAVFAPAFFATGPVLLVAALLAWRSGQRALVAVLLALAGLVVLCGGTGLTMVVNVPMNEALALVTEAQIESGAAAIWAEYSAPWQVWNQIRTALTGLGLALTGAALLAARQAGA; encoded by the coding sequence ATGACCCAAGCCTTCCGCCTCACCGCTCTTCTGGGGCTTCTGCTCAACGGAGCGCTCTTCGGTTTCTTTTATGCCTGGGTCTGTTCGACCATGTGGGGGCTCGACGCCGCAGCGCCGGAGGTTGCCATCCGGGCCATGCAGGCCATGAACGCCTCTGTCCGCAATGCGGTGTTCGCCCCAGCGTTCTTTGCCACCGGGCCGGTGCTGCTGGTCGCCGCCCTGCTGGCCTGGCGAAGCGGCCAGCGCGCCCTGGTCGCGGTGTTGCTGGCGCTGGCCGGTCTTGTGGTTCTTTGCGGCGGCACGGGTCTCACCATGGTGGTCAACGTGCCGATGAACGAGGCGCTGGCCCTCGTGACCGAGGCGCAGATCGAGAGCGGTGCAGCGGCGATCTGGGCCGAGTATTCCGCCCCCTGGCAGGTCTGGAACCAGATCCGCACCGCGCTCACCGGCCTCGGGCTCGCGCTCACCGGCGCGGCCCTGCTGGCGGCGCGGCAGGCCGGAGCCTAG
- a CDS encoding aminotransferase class V-fold PLP-dependent enzyme: MLGNKAELIEEVRARFAHVGTDPFTGERIFFENAGGALTLKSVVETSATYAAIPDNQGRDNPTSAHLVAVIAKAKADAACFLNARGGQVIVGESGTELLFRLARAACNAWRGKGGKVISSTMEHPASRSAAALGAEAAGLEHVVVLHDDASGTVGPEAYATAMTPDVRVATIVHASPVTGMGMDVAAIAAAIRAVSPECTIIVDGIQHAAHGHVDVAAAGVDGYVVSPYKMFSRHGFGLAWLSDRLAACPHDTLQGGGSWEMGTRDTGAYAAFSDVIDYFTWLGEALGETGDQRARIEAAARAIHAHEWDLTEAMLRGTGNQKGLTELPGVTVLGGADNPAREGLVSLVVEGQSAEELVSALRERGIRTHARKADHYSGNVLTPLGYDGCLRVSMCHYNTEGEVAAFLAAMAEITGA, from the coding sequence ATGCTGGGCAACAAGGCTGAGTTGATCGAAGAGGTTCGGGCGCGGTTCGCCCATGTCGGGACCGACCCGTTTACCGGCGAGCGGATCTTTTTCGAGAACGCGGGCGGCGCGCTGACGCTGAAGAGCGTGGTCGAGACCTCCGCCACCTATGCCGCGATCCCCGACAACCAGGGCCGCGACAACCCGACCTCGGCGCATCTCGTTGCGGTCATCGCCAAGGCCAAGGCTGACGCAGCCTGCTTTCTCAACGCCCGGGGCGGGCAGGTGATCGTGGGCGAGAGCGGCACCGAGCTGCTGTTCCGCCTGGCGCGCGCTGCCTGCAACGCGTGGCGCGGGAAAGGCGGCAAGGTCATCAGCTCGACGATGGAGCACCCGGCCAGCCGTTCGGCGGCGGCCCTGGGCGCCGAGGCCGCCGGGCTGGAGCATGTCGTGGTGCTCCATGACGACGCCAGCGGCACCGTCGGCCCCGAGGCCTATGCAACGGCAATGACACCCGACGTGCGGGTGGCCACCATCGTCCACGCCTCGCCGGTCACCGGCATGGGCATGGACGTGGCGGCGATTGCCGCGGCGATCCGCGCCGTCTCGCCCGAGTGCACCATCATCGTCGACGGCATCCAGCACGCTGCCCATGGCCATGTCGACGTGGCGGCCGCGGGCGTCGATGGCTACGTCGTCTCGCCCTACAAGATGTTCTCGCGCCACGGCTTCGGCCTGGCCTGGCTCTCCGACCGGCTCGCCGCCTGCCCGCATGACACGCTTCAGGGCGGCGGCTCCTGGGAGATGGGCACGCGCGACACCGGCGCCTATGCCGCCTTCTCCGACGTGATCGACTATTTCACGTGGCTTGGCGAAGCCCTGGGCGAGACCGGCGACCAGCGGGCCAGAATCGAGGCGGCCGCGCGGGCGATCCACGCCCATGAGTGGGATTTGACCGAAGCCATGCTGCGCGGCACCGGCAACCAGAAGGGGCTCACCGAGCTGCCCGGCGTCACCGTGCTCGGCGGGGCCGACAACCCGGCGCGGGAGGGGCTTGTCTCGCTGGTGGTCGAGGGGCAGAGCGCGGAGGAGCTGGTCTCGGCCCTGCGCGAGCGCGGCATCCGCACCCATGCCCGCAAGGCCGACCACTACTCGGGCAACGTGCTGACCCCGCTCGGATACGACGGCTGCCTGCGGGTCTCGATGTGCCACTACAACACCGAGGGCGAGGTGGCCGCCTTCCTCGCCGCGATGGCCGAGATCACCGGGGCCTAG